GTGCATCGGCGTCCGCCGCTCGGGGTCGAGCAGGCGCCCGCGGTCGCGACCGGCGAGCAAGGCGAACGAGATGGGTGCGTACGGGGGACGGTACGTGGTCGTGCCTACGGCTCCGACCGGGAGGCCGAGCAGCCCGGCCAGGACGCCGACTGTGGTCACGCCGGTGGTCCGGCCCTGGTCCGCCGCCGTGCCCGCCGTGGTGAAGCGCTTGACGTGTTCGCTGGCGCGCATCCCGGCGCCGACCGCTCGGCGCACGTCGCTCAGGGTCGCGTCGCGTTGGAGGTCGACGAAGATCGTGTCGGCCCGCTCGTCGGCGGGGCCTGTGACCCAGCACGCCGCCGGCGCGCCCGCCCCGGCGACCGAGTCCGTGGCCGGGGGCAGCGGCTCCTCACCGCTGCCGCCGTGGGTGGCGGCGGCCGCCTGCCAGCCTGCCTCCGCGCCCTCGGCGAGCGCGTCGGCCAGGTCGAAGGTCCCCGCGGCCGCGCCGACACACGCGATCGCCGGAAGGGGATCGCCGGGCACGAACGCGGCGTGGTCGGGCGACCATCGGGGCCGGCCGCCCGCCTGGCTGTAGAGGTGCACGGCCGGATTCCAGCCGCCCGACACCGCCAGCAGATCGCACGGAACCCGGCGGGCCTCGCCGGCTCCGTCGAGCGGAGCCACCCACACCGCCGTCAGCACGCCGTCAGCGTCGGCGTCAGTGCCCACCACGCCGTGGCATGCCGCGACGACGACAGCGCGATCCCGCAGCGCGCGGTGCGCCTGGCCTTCGACGTCACGGCCGGCGCCCCGGTCCCCCAGCGCGCCGTGCGCCCGGCCTCCACCGCCGTAGCCGGCGGCGTCGACGACGCCGCGCTCCCGCGGCGCGTGGGGCGCCGCGCCCGGGCGGACGTCGAGCACCGCGGCCAACTCCACGCCCGCGTCCGCCAGGTCGACCGCGGCCCACAGTGCGCCGTCGTGCGTGCCGACCACGACGGCGCGCCGCCCGGGCAGGACGCCGTAGCGCCAGGCGTAGCCCGCCGCGGCGGCGGCCAGCATGACGCCGGGGCGGTCGTTGTCGGGGAACAGGATCGGGCGTTCGTGTGCGCCGGTGGCCAGCACCACCCGCCGGGCCCGGATGTGCCAGAGCCGCTGCCGGGCCACGTGTGTCGGTGCGGCCGGCCCGAGATGCTCGGTGCGGCGTTGCACCGCCACCAGGAAGGTGCCGTCGTAGGCGCCGGTCACCGCCGTGCGGGTGAGCACCCGCACGTCCGGCAGGCCGGTCAACCGGGCATGCACGTCGGCGACCCAGTCCATGGCCGGGCGGCCATCGAGGCGGGCTCGGCCGGCCAGCAGCTCGCCGCCGAGTTCTGCCCTCTCGTCGGCGAGGATGACGCGCGCGCCGGTAGCGGCGGCGGCGTGCGCCGCGGCCAGCCCGGCCGGGCCCGCGCCGACGACGAGCACGTCGCAGTGCGCCCAGGTCTTGTCGTAGCGGCTGCCGTCCGGCTCGCCGCGCAGCTCGCCCTTGCCGGCCAGCGACCGCGCGACCAGACCGTCGTAGACCTCGAGCTGGGTGGCCCGCACCATCGGCTCGCCCGGGCCGGAGTCGACCTGGACGAACGCGTTGGGCTCCTCGGCGCCGATGCCGTAGGTGCCGCGCGGGCGACCGGTGTAGGGGCCACGCGCGACGATCCGCACCCCGTTGGCGAGCAGCGCCGAGCTCAGCGTGTCGCCGGGATGCGCGGAATAGGCCCGGCCGTCGAAGTGGAACGTGAGGGTCCGGTTCCGGTCGATCCGGCCGCCGGTGGCGAGGCGGAACGGCTGGCTCACGACGGCGCCCCGAACTCGTAGGTCACGGTGTGGCGGACGGTGTTGCACCACCGCCGGCAGCCCGCCGCATGGAACCAGCGCTCCGCGAACCAGCCCTTCGGGTTGTCGCGCAGGAACAGGTATCCGGCCCATTCGGCGTCGGACAAGGCCGCCGGGTCGGGCGGGTAGGCCACGTGGGCCTGCCCGCCGTAGCGGAACTCGGTCTCGTCGCGCGGGCCGCACCAGGGGCACGGAACACTCAGCATCGCTCCCCCTCAGTGCGCGACCGCGGCCGCGCCGTGCTCGTCGACGAGTGCGCCGGTGGTGAAGCGGTCCAATGTAAACGGTGCGGCGAGCGGATGTGGTCGGGCGTGGGCGATGGTGTCGGCGTAGACCCAGCCCGCACCGGGGGTGGCCTTGAAGCCACCGGTCCCCCAGCCGCAGTTGACGAACACGTTCTCGACCGGCGTCAGGCCGAGGACCGGTGACGCGTCCGGGGAGACGTCGACGATTCCGGCCCAGGTGCGCAGCACGTGTGCCCGGGCGAAGATGGGGAACAGCTCCACGGCGGCGGCCAGCTGGCTTTCGATGACGTGGAACGAGCCGCGTTGCCCGTAGCCGTTGTAGGCGTCGATGCCGGCGCCCATCACCAGTTCGCCCTTGTGTGCCTGGCTCACGTAGACGTGGATGGCGTTGGACATGACGACGGTGTCGAGCACCTGCTCCAGCAACTCGGAGACCAGTGCCTGAAGTGGATGGCTGGCCAGCGGCAGCCGGAATCCGAGTTCCTGCGCCAGCACGGACGTGTGACCGGCCGCGCACAGCGCGACCCGGCCGGCCTCGATGGTGCCGCGGCTCGTCTCCACCCCGGTCACCCGTGAACCCTCGCGGCGGAAGCCGGTGACCTCGCAGTTCTGGATCAGGTGGACGCCGAGGCGGTTAGCGGCGCGGGCGTAGGCCCAGGCGACGTGGTCGTGCTTGGCGATGCCGGCGCGCGGCTGGAAGGTGGCGCCCAGCACGGGATAGCGCAGCTCGGGCGAGGTGTTGATGATCGGCACGAGCTTCTTCACCTCGGCCGGGGTGAGCCACTCGGCATCGATCCCGTTGAGGCGGTTGGCGTTCACCCGGCGGACGCTCTCCCGCACGTCGGGCAGGCTGTGCGCGAGGTTGAGCACGCCGCGCTGGCTGAACAGGATGTCGTAGTCGAGCTCGTCGGAGAGCCCCTCCCACAGCTTGAGCGAGTGCTCGTAGATGGCCGCGCTCGCGTCCCACAGATAGTTGGACCGGATGATGGTGGTGTTGCGGGCCATGTTGCCGCCGGCCAGCCAGCCGCGCTCGAGCACGGCCACGTCGCTGATCCCGTGGTTGCGGGCCAGGTAGTAGGCGGTGGCGAGGCCGTGCCCGCCGGCGCCGATGACGACGACTTCGTAGCCGCGCTTCGGCTCGGGGTCGGCCCAGAGGAAGTCGGGGTGGGCGGTCACCCGCGTAGCCGTTCCATGCGCGGGTCGAAGAGGGGCTCCGCGGTGACGGTGGCCGGTATCCGGCGGTCGAAGTAGCCGATGTCGACGCTCTGGCCGGGTGTCGCCAGCTCCGCCGGCAGCCAGGCGTACGCGATCCCGGTGCCGACGGTGTAGCCGTAGGCGGCGCTGGTGATGTGCCCGACGCAGTCGTCGCCGGCGTAGACCGGCTCCTTGCCCATGACGATGTCGGCGAGGGTCAGGCAGGTCAGCCGGCGCGCCGGGTCCTTGCGTGCCAGCAACGCTTCCCGGCCGAGGAAGTCACCCTTGTCGAGCTTGACGGCGAAGCCCAGGCCGGCCTCGTAGGGATCGTGCTCGTAGGTCATGTCGGTGCCGAACAACCGGTATCCCTTCTCCAACCGCAGGCTGGCGAACGCACCCCGCCCACCGGCGACGACGCCGAGCGACTGGCCGGCCGACCACAGCGTGTCCCAGAGCTTGAGCCCGAGATCGGCGGTGGTGTAGAGCTCGTAGCCGAGTTCCCCCACATAGGACAGCCGCAGCGCGGTGACCGGCACCGTGCCCAGATAGGCGCGCCGCGCCCGGAAGTAGCGGAAGCCCTCGTTGGAGAAGTCGTCGGCGGTCAGCGACTGCACGAGGTCGCGGGCCCGCGGCCCCCAGACGCCGACGCAGCAGGTGCCGGCCGTCGTGTCACGAACGGTCACCGATCCGTCGGCGGGCAGGTGCCGGGCGAACCAGTCGACGTCGAGCGGCCCGTTGATGCCGACCTGGAACTCGCGCGGGCCGAGCCGGGCCACCGTGATGTCGCTGCGGATCCCGCCGTCGACGTCGAGTAGCAGGCAGTAGGTGACAGTGCCGACGGCGCGGTCGACGTTCCCGGTCGTGAGCCATTGCAGGTAGGCCGCCGCGCCGGGGCCGGTCACCTCGACCCGCTTGAGTGTCGTCATGTCGTAGAGGGCCACGGTCTCGCGGGTCGCCAGCGCCTCCGCGCCGACGATCGGCGACCAGTAATGCGCGGCCCAGTCGTTCGGCGTCGGGATGTCGCGACCGGCCAGCAGCCGGGCGTTGGCGCCGAACCACTGTGGCCGCTCCCAGCCCGCGTATTCCAGGAAGGACGCGTCCAGCTCCCGCTGCCGGGCGTAGAACGGCGTCGTGCGCAGCGGTCGAGGCTTCTCCATCGGCTGGAGCGGGTGGATGACGTCGTAGACCTCGATGTAGTTCTGGCAGTCGCGGGCGAGCACGTAGTCGGGCGCGAGTTGGTGTGGCTCGAAGCGGTTGACGTCGCACTCGTGCAGGTCGAACGAGGAGCAGTGCCCGTCGACGAGCCATTCGGCGACGGCCCGCGCGACGCCCGCCGAGTGGGTGACCCAGACCGCCTCCGCCAGCCAGAACCCGTCGACCGCGGCCGACGGCCCGAGCAGCGGCATGTTGTCGGTGGTGAACGAGAACAGCCCGTTCATGCCCTCCTCGACCTTGGCCTCGCGCAGGGCCGGCAGCAGGTCCTGCGCGGCGGCCCAGCCGGGCTCGAAGTCGACGGCGGTGAACGGCAGCACCGACGGCGTCGGACCGCGGCCGATGTCGTCAGCCGCCACCGGCATCGGGCGGTGGCCGTAATAGCCGACCCCGATCCGGTCGAACCGCTCGCGCACGTAGAGGTCGGCGTCCTGATGCCGCAGGATCGGCCGGACCGCCTGCTGGTCGGCGAGTGCCCGCAGCGGCCCGGTCCAGCCGAACTGGTGGGCCAGCGGCGTCAGCGGCAGGTTGACGCCGACCATCCGGGCGATCCGCGGCCCCCAGATTCCGGCGCAGCACACGACGAGGTCGGCGGGCAGCTCGCCCCGAGACGTCACGACGCCACGGACCCGCTCGCCGGCCACCCGGATGTCGAGCACCTCGTGGTGATCGAGGACCCGGACGCCCCGCTCCCGTGCCCGGGCGAGCTGCGCCTCGACCGCGCCGACACTGTCGGCCAGCCCGTCGCCCGGCACATGGAGACCACCGAGGACCGGGCCCAGCAGGGAATGGCGGCGCAGGCACTCGGCGGGATCGAGCACCTGCCCGTCGCCACCCCACGCGGTCAACCAGCCGTGCCGCCGGTGCAGGTCGGCCAGCCGCGCCTCGCTGGTCGCGACCTCCAGGCTGCCGACGGTCGAGAAGCACCCCAGGCGGGTCAGCTTGTCGACGGTGTATCGGGCGAACCCCGTCATCACTTTCGCGGCGTTGGTCTGGAACACCAGGCCGGGCGCGTGCGAGCTCGATCCGCCCGGCCGTGGCAACCCACCCTGCTCGACCACCGTGACGTCGACCCAGCCCAGCGCCGACAGCTCGTCGGCGAGCGCGGCACCGACCACGCCGGCGCCGATGATGACGACCCGCGGCGCTGCCATGGGTCCCTCCCTCAGTTCTTCAGCCAGGCCTGCCAGACGTCGCGATTGGCCTCCACCCACTTCTTGGCCGCGTCGTCGTCGGAGAGCTTGTTGACGGCGATGTCGAGGGCGACCGCGTTCTGGTGCTCGTTGGTCCACTGGAAGTTCTTCACCAGCGCGGCCGCCGGGCTGCCCGAGTCGGCGAACTTCTTGCTCACGATCTTGTCGAGGTCGTAGGGGGCGTAGTCGCAGGCGACCGTCTTCGGGTCGGCGTCACAACCCGCCGTGTAGGGCGGCAGGTTGACGTGGACCAGCTTCACCTCGTTGAGGAACCACTGCGGCTCGTAGAAGTAGCCGATCATCCACTGCTTCTGCTGTTCAGCCGTGCGGAACGCCTGGATCAGCGCGGTCTCGCTGCCGGCGTACACCACCTTGAAGTTGAGTTCGAGGTTTTTCACCAGGGCCTCGTCGTTGGTGACGAACGACGGGTCGCCGAGCAGCAACTGGCCCTTGCCGCCGGACTCGGAGGTCTTGAACTTGTCCGCGTATTTGTTGAGGTTGTTCCAGTCGGTGATGTCGGGGTATTGCTGCGCCAGCCACGGCGGCACATACCAGCCGATGATGCCCTTGTTGCCGGTCGACCCGTATTCGACGGCCACGCCCTGCTGCTCGATGTATGTCTTCTTGAGGTCGTCGTGACCCCAGTTTTCCAGGACCACGTCGACCGCGCCGGTGCCGAAGCCCTGCCAGGACACCTCTTCGGTGAGGTTCTTCTTCTCCACCTTGCAACCGAGCTCGTTGGTGGCGAGGTAGGCGATGACGGCCGCGTCGGCCTGGTAGCCGACCCACGGGTTGACCGCGATGTTGACGGTGCCGCAGGCCGCGCGACTAGGCGTCGCCGACCCGGAGTCTTCGATCTTCGAACCGCAGCCGGTCAACGCGAGCGCGCCGACCGTCATCGCCGCGACGAACCTGCCTATATTTCTCACGAATCCTTCCCCCTTCTCGTGCCGGCGTCGAACCGCCGGGCAGCAGCCTGGGTGGTGCGGTCGAGCAGGACTCCCAGCAGCACCACCGCTACGCCGGCCGCCAGGCCCTTGCCGTAGAGGTCGGACTGGGAGAACCCGGCGACGACGAGATAGCCGAGCGCGCCGGCGCCGACGAGACCGCCGACCACCACCATCGAGAGGACGTAGATGAGGCCCTGGTTGGCGGCGAGGGTCACCGACTGCCGGGCCAGCGGAAGCTGCACCTTGGTGATCACCTGCCAGGCCGTCGAGCCGGAGGAGGTCGCCGCCTCCACGACCGTGGCCGGGACGCCGCGGACCCCGTCGGCGACGAGCTTGATCGCGACGGGCGCCGCGAAGACGACGGCCGCCACGATGGCGGTGAACCGGCTGGCGCCGAACAGGCCCAGGAACGGCACGAGATACACGAACGCGGGCATCACCTGGGCGGCGTCGAGGGTCGGGCGGACCAGCCCGTCGGCCCGGTCGCTGCGCCCCATCCAGACGCCGACCACGAGGCCGAGGGCCATCACGATGACGGTGGCGACCAGGGTGGCCGACAGCGTCACCATCGCTTCCTGCCACAGGCCGGTGCCGACCAGCAGGGCCAGGCAGACGGCGGCGGTCGGCACGATCCGCGGCCCGGCGACGATCCACGCGACGGCCAGCACGACGGCGGAGACCAGATACCAGGGTGACTCTGCGATCAGGGATTGGAGCGGGTTGAGCAGCCCGTAGCTGATGGCGTTGCGGATGGCGTCGGTGACCGCGCCCAGGTGCAGTTGCACCCAGTCGGTGACGTCGGTGACCCCGGTGGCCAGCTGGGCACCGACGACGCCACCGCTTTCGGGGCCGGGAAAATAAGCCGCCCAGACATAGGTGTAGGAGAGGTAGAGCGCGACCGCGGTGCCGACGCCGAGCCCGGCCAGCAGCACGCGCCGACGGCCGCGGGCCCGCGGACCGAGCCGGTAACGCGTCTCCACCCGGTCGCGAGCGGCGGTGGTGACCCGATCGAGGACGATCGCCATGATGACGATGGCCAGCCCGGCGCTGAAGGCGGTGCCGACGTCGAGGGTCTGCAACGCGCGCAGGACGACCTGGCCGAGCCCGGGCGCGTCGATGAGCGCGGCGATGGTCACCATCGACAGCGCGCACATCACCGTCTGGTTGACGCCCAGCACGATCGTGCGCTTGGCCAGCGGCACGCGGACCGTGCGCAGCAACTGCCACCTGGTCGCGCCCAACGAGGTGCCGGCCTCGACCGACGTGGGTGCCACGCTGCGGATGCCGTGTGCGGTGATCCGCACGACCGGCGGCAGCGAGTAGACGAGCGTCGCGATGACCGCGGAGGCCGGGCCGATCAGGAAGAACAGCGTCAGCGGTGCGAGGTAGACGAACGTCGGCATCGTCTGCATGAAGTCGAGGACCGGTGTGAGCAGGCGGTTCAACCGGTCCGACAGCCCGGCCCAGATCCCGAGCGGGATCCCGATGGCCAGGCAGATGAGCACCGCGGCCAGCGTCAGCGCCAGCGTGTCCATGCTCTCCTGCCAGAAGCCGAGCAGGCCGAACGAGGTGAACCCGGCCGCCGTCAGCACCGCGACCCGCAGGTTGCCGGCGGCGTACGCGCCGAGCGTCGCCACCGCGACCACGCCGAGCCAGCCGATCAGCGGGACGGGCCGCCCGTACGCCGGCTGGCTGATCAGGGATTGCAGGAACACGGTCAGCGCGTCGACGGCCTCGCGGATCACGTCGAAGAAGGCGCTGAAGACCGGGCTGCTCCCCCGGGTGTTGTTGACGGCGTCGCGCAGGTCGTTGAGCCGCTCGTGCAGCGGGCTCAACTCCGATGTGGACAGCGCGAGGGTGGCCCGGCCGTGCAGCGGGATCCACAACAGCACCCAGACCGCGACCACGGCACCGACCAGCGCGCTGCGGGGCAGCTCACCGGCGCGGCGGCGGACGGCTCCGGCAGTGCCGGTCAGCGTCGTCATGGCTCCTCCGCGACGATCACCCGCAGGATCGCCTCGTCGTCGACCATGCCGACCAACTCGCCGTCGTGGACCACCTTGACCGGCGCGCCCGACGAGAGCACCGCGCGGACGGCGTCGCGGACGATGACACCGGCGCCCAACTCCGGCCCGTCGAGCGGATCGTCGGCGCGGACCGGGCGCATCACCCAGCGGATGGTCAGCACGTGCGACTTGGGCACGTCGGCGACGAAGTCGCGCACGTAGTCGTCGGCGGGAGCACCGACCACCTCGTCGGGCCGGCCGATCTGCACCGCCGCGCCGTCGCGCATGATCAGGATGCGGTCACCCAGGCGCAGGGCCTCGTGCAGGTCGTGGGTAATGAAGATCATCGTCTTGCCGACCTCGTGGTGCAGCCGGAGGACCTCGTTCTGCATGTCGCGCCGGATGAGCGGGTCGAGGGCGGAGAACGGCTCGTCGAAGAACAGGATCTGGGGGTCGACGGCGAGCGCCCGGCCCAGGCCCACCCGCTGCTGCATGCCGCCGGAGAGCTGGTCGGGAAACAGGTCGGCGCACCCGCCCAGGCCGACCAGGTCGAGCACCTCGCCGGCGCGCCGGTAGCGCTCGGTTCGGCCGACGCCGCGGATCTCCAGCCCGTAGGCGACGTTGTCGAGCACCCGCCGGTGCGGCAGCAACCCGAAGTGCTGGAACACCATCGCGAACCGGTGCCGGCGCAGGTCGCGCAACCGCCGCGGGTCGGCGGCGCGGAGGTCTTCGCCGTCGACGAGCACGGACCCGGACGTCGGCTCGACGAGCCGGGTCAGGCACCGCACCAGGGTCGACTTGCCCGAGCCGGACAGGCCCATCACCACGAACACCTCGGTGGGCGGCACCGTGAACGAGATGTCGCGGACGGCTGCCACGCAACCGGTTCGCGCCATCAAGTCGCCGCGCGACAGGTCGGCGAGCGGAGTGCCGACGACCCGGTCGCTGCGGGGACCGAACACCTTCCACAGGTCCGTGACGGCCAGCGCCGGCCCGGTGGCAGCCTCCACCCGTTCGGCGCTGATCAAGGGCTCTGGCATGGCTGCCTCGATGTCTGCCGCAGTCTGGTGTGGTCTGTCCTACCCCGCTGAGTCGTGATATTTCGCGACAGTATCCGCACGGGCGTCGATGCCCGTCAAGGTTCAGTCGCCGAGTTCCTTGCGCCGGCGGACCACGTAGTCGTCGAGCTCCGCGCGGATCGCGTCGTCGAGCGGCGGCTGCTCGTATTCGTCGAGCTGCTTGCGGTAGATCTCGCCGGCCCGGGCCGCCGCGTCCTGGCCGCCGTTGCGCATCCATCGCTCGTAGTTGGCGGACGAGGACAGCAGCGGTCGGTAGAAGCACGTGCGGAACCGCTCCATCGTGTGTGCCGCGCCGAGGAAGTGGCCGCCGTGGCCCACCTCTTCGTGCGCGTCGAACGCCAGCGAGGCCTCGTCGATCTCCAGCGGCGTGAACTCGACCTGCAACATCCGCAGGATCTCGACGTCGACCACGAACTTCTCGTAGGAGGCGACCAGGCCGCCCTCGAGCCAGCCGGCGGCGTGCATGACCCAGTTGGTGCCGGCGAGGAATGTCGGCAGCATGGTCATCATCGCCTCGTAGGCCGACTGCGCGTCAGCCGTCTGGCTGGAGGTCAGCCCGCCGCCGGTGCGGAACGGGAGGCCGTACCGGCGCGCTATCTGGCCCGTGCAGAGCAGACCCACTGCCGACTCGGGCGTGCCGAAGCACGGCGAGCCCGACTGCATGTCGATGTTGGACAGGAACGAGCCGAAGATGACTGGCGACCCGGGCCGGACGAGCTGCGACAGCGCGATCCCGGTCAGCGCCTCGGCCATCTGCTGCACCAGCGTCGCCGGCACCGACACCGGCGACATCGCGCCCATCAGCAGGAACGGCGTGATCACGACGGCCTGGTTGGCGGCGCTGTATTCGAGCTGGGAATCGAGCATCCGATCGTCCCAGCGCAACGGTGAGTTGCAGTTGATGAGCGAGATCGTCGCGGGGGTACGCTCGATCGCCTCCCGCCCGCCGAACAGGATCTCGGTCATCGCGATGGTGTCGCGGGCGTTGACCTCGGACACGACGTTGCCCATGTAGATCTTGTCGGTGAGCGTCTGCAACGCGTAGACCATGTCGAGGTGGCGCGAGTCGAGCGGGGCGTCGTTGGGCTCGCAGATCACGCCGCCCGCGGAGTCGAGTTGCGGGAACCGCTGGGCAAGCTTGGTGAACCGCCGGAAGTCATCGAGCGTCGCCTCGCGGCGCACGTCGCCGTCGCGGACGAACGGCGGCCCGTAGACCGCGCCGAAGGCCATGTGGTCGCCGCCGATGTGCACGGTGTTGGTCGGATTGCGGGCCTGCACGTCGAACTCGCGGGGCGCCTTGGCCACCTGTTCGAGCACGAAGTCGGGATCGAAGCGGACCAGGTTGCCCTCGACCGTCTGCCCGGCCGCGCGGAACAGGTCAAGGGCCCGGTCGGACACGAACTCGACGCCGATCTCGCTGACCAGCCGTCGCCAGCCTCTGTCGAGGATGGCCATCGCGTCCTCGGACAGGATCTCGTAGCGCGGCATCGTGTTGACGAACATCGAAGCCTCCCTTGACGCGATGGGGTCGAGGGGATTTTACTCTCATCAATTGAAACTGTAGTTCTACGATGTGGAACTCATTGTGGCTACCCAGCAGACCGGCACCCAGGCGGTCGACCGCGCCGCCGAGTTGCTGACGCATGTCGTCGAGGCGGCCGGACCGCGCACGTTCACCTCGCTCGTCGAGCAGACCGGGCTGGCCAAGTCGACCGTCTCCCGGCTGTTGCAGGCGCTCGAACGGCACCGCCTCGTCCAGCGCGACCGCAGCGGCGTGTTCCGCCCGGGTGCGGTCTTCGCCGTCTACGCGGCCCGGCAGGGCGTCGGCAGCGACCTGGTCGAGCTGACCACGCCGACGCTCGAACGCATCGGCGCGCGCACCGGGGAGACGATCAACCTGGCGGTGCCCCGCGGCGACGCCGTCGTCCAGGTCGCGCAGGTCGACAGCGTCCACCTGCTCGGCACCACCAACTGGGTCGGGCTGAGCGTGCCCGCGCACTGCTCGGCGCTCGGCAAGGTCTTCTACGCGTTCCGGACCCTCCCCCTGCCGACCGGCACCCTGGAGCGCCGCACCCCACGCACGATCACCGACCGCACGGACCTGGAGCGCGACCTCGCGACGGTGATCCGGCGCGGCTACGCCATCGCCCGCGAGGAGCTCGAGCCCGGTCTGGTGGCCGTGGCCAGCCCGGTCCGCGCGCGGGACGGCAGCGTCGTCGCGGCGATCTCCGTCTCCGGCCCCACCGCCCGGATCACCGACCGCCGGGCCGAGCAGATCGGCGCGCTGCTGGTGACCGAGTCGGCCGCGCTGTCATCGATCCTCGGCCACACCGTACGAACGGAGGGCGCCGCATGAGGAAGCTTGCGACCGAATCATTTGACTCAGTAGCCAGGGTCATGCCCGCGCGAAGCGCGGTGGGCGCATGACTCCCGATGAGATCCTCCAAGGCCTCTACGACCAGACCCTGGTCGGCAACGCGCCGGCGGTTCTCGACCTGACCAACGCCGGTCTCGACGCCGGGATGGCACCGGAGACGCTGCTCTTCGACGCGCTCATCCCGTCGCTGGAGGAGGTCGGCGCCCGGTTCGAGCGGGGCGACTTCTTCGTGCCCGAGATGCTCATCGCCGGCCGGGCGATGGCCGGCGCGCTGGCCCGGCTGCGGCCGCTGCTCGCGGAGACCGGGGTGCAGACGCTCGGCACCTTCGTCATGGGCACCGTGAAGGGCGACGTCCACGACATCGGCAAGAACCTGGTCAACATCATGCTGGAGGGCGCCGGCTTCCACGTGATCGACCTCGGCGTCCAGGTGTCGCCGGAGAAGTTCGTCGACGCCATCCGGACCCACAAGCCCGACATCGTGGGCTTCTCGGCGTTCCTCACCACCACGATGCCGATGTTCAAGGC
This genomic interval from Asanoa ferruginea contains the following:
- a CDS encoding 2Fe-2S iron-sulfur cluster-binding protein, giving the protein MSQPFRLATGGRIDRNRTLTFHFDGRAYSAHPGDTLSSALLANGVRIVARGPYTGRPRGTYGIGAEEPNAFVQVDSGPGEPMVRATQLEVYDGLVARSLAGKGELRGEPDGSRYDKTWAHCDVLVVGAGPAGLAAAHAAAATGARVILADERAELGGELLAGRARLDGRPAMDWVADVHARLTGLPDVRVLTRTAVTGAYDGTFLVAVQRRTEHLGPAAPTHVARQRLWHIRARRVVLATGAHERPILFPDNDRPGVMLAAAAAGYAWRYGVLPGRRAVVVGTHDGALWAAVDLADAGVELAAVLDVRPGAAPHAPRERGVVDAAGYGGGGRAHGALGDRGAGRDVEGQAHRALRDRAVVVAACHGVVGTDADADGVLTAVWVAPLDGAGEARRVPCDLLAVSGGWNPAVHLYSQAGGRPRWSPDHAAFVPGDPLPAIACVGAAAGTFDLADALAEGAEAGWQAAAATHGGSGEEPLPPATDSVAGAGAPAACWVTGPADERADTIFVDLQRDATLSDVRRAVGAGMRASEHVKRFTTAGTAADQGRTTGVTTVGVLAGLLGLPVGAVGTTTYRPPYAPISFALLAGRDRGRLLDPERRTPMHERHEAAGAAFEDVGQWKRPWYYPRPGENMDQAVERECRAAREGVAMMDVSTLGKIELRGPDVGEFLDRIYTNRFSTLRVGQCRYGVMCHADGMVFDDGVTARIADDHYHLTTTTGNAAAVLDWLEEWLQTEWPDLRVTATSVTDQWAAVAVVGPGSREVLSRLAPSLDVSAEGFPFLTIRDATVAGIPARVFRISFTGELSYEINVPAWYGQALWDAVAAAGATPYGTETMHVLRAEKGFIVVGQDTDGTVTPHDAGLGWAVSTAKHFVGQRSLTRPDTARADRKRLVGLLPVDPSLVLAEGAQLVIDAGAPMLGHVTSSYHSAALGRSFALALVAGGLTRRGETLYAVDAGRAEPVVVTEPVFYDAEGARRDG
- a CDS encoding sarcosine oxidase subunit beta family protein; this encodes MTAHPDFLWADPEPKRGYEVVVIGAGGHGLATAYYLARNHGISDVAVLERGWLAGGNMARNTTIIRSNYLWDASAAIYEHSLKLWEGLSDELDYDILFSQRGVLNLAHSLPDVRESVRRVNANRLNGIDAEWLTPAEVKKLVPIINTSPELRYPVLGATFQPRAGIAKHDHVAWAYARAANRLGVHLIQNCEVTGFRREGSRVTGVETSRGTIEAGRVALCAAGHTSVLAQELGFRLPLASHPLQALVSELLEQVLDTVVMSNAIHVYVSQAHKGELVMGAGIDAYNGYGQRGSFHVIESQLAAAVELFPIFARAHVLRTWAGIVDVSPDASPVLGLTPVENVFVNCGWGTGGFKATPGAGWVYADTIAHARPHPLAAPFTLDRFTTGALVDEHGAAAVAH
- a CDS encoding ABC transporter substrate-binding protein, coding for MTVGALALTGCGSKIEDSGSATPSRAACGTVNIAVNPWVGYQADAAVIAYLATNELGCKVEKKNLTEEVSWQGFGTGAVDVVLENWGHDDLKKTYIEQQGVAVEYGSTGNKGIIGWYVPPWLAQQYPDITDWNNLNKYADKFKTSESGGKGQLLLGDPSFVTNDEALVKNLELNFKVVYAGSETALIQAFRTAEQQKQWMIGYFYEPQWFLNEVKLVHVNLPPYTAGCDADPKTVACDYAPYDLDKIVSKKFADSGSPAAALVKNFQWTNEHQNAVALDIAVNKLSDDDAAKKWVEANRDVWQAWLKN
- a CDS encoding GcvT family protein, whose amino-acid sequence is MAAPRVVIIGAGVVGAALADELSALGWVDVTVVEQGGLPRPGGSSSHAPGLVFQTNAAKVMTGFARYTVDKLTRLGCFSTVGSLEVATSEARLADLHRRHGWLTAWGGDGQVLDPAECLRRHSLLGPVLGGLHVPGDGLADSVGAVEAQLARARERGVRVLDHHEVLDIRVAGERVRGVVTSRGELPADLVVCCAGIWGPRIARMVGVNLPLTPLAHQFGWTGPLRALADQQAVRPILRHQDADLYVRERFDRIGVGYYGHRPMPVAADDIGRGPTPSVLPFTAVDFEPGWAAAQDLLPALREAKVEEGMNGLFSFTTDNMPLLGPSAAVDGFWLAEAVWVTHSAGVARAVAEWLVDGHCSSFDLHECDVNRFEPHQLAPDYVLARDCQNYIEVYDVIHPLQPMEKPRPLRTTPFYARQRELDASFLEYAGWERPQWFGANARLLAGRDIPTPNDWAAHYWSPIVGAEALATRETVALYDMTTLKRVEVTGPGAAAYLQWLTTGNVDRAVGTVTYCLLLDVDGGIRSDITVARLGPREFQVGINGPLDVDWFARHLPADGSVTVRDTTAGTCCVGVWGPRARDLVQSLTADDFSNEGFRYFRARRAYLGTVPVTALRLSYVGELGYELYTTADLGLKLWDTLWSAGQSLGVVAGGRGAFASLRLEKGYRLFGTDMTYEHDPYEAGLGFAVKLDKGDFLGREALLARKDPARRLTCLTLADIVMGKEPVYAGDDCVGHITSAAYGYTVGTGIAYAWLPAELATPGQSVDIGYFDRRIPATVTAEPLFDPRMERLRG
- a CDS encoding sarcosine oxidase subunit delta, producing MLSVPCPWCGPRDETEFRYGGQAHVAYPPDPAALSDAEWAGYLFLRDNPKGWFAERWFHAAGCRRWCNTVRHTVTYEFGAPS